A section of the Dyella terrae genome encodes:
- a CDS encoding lipocalin family protein, with protein MRLYGASLLYAMTVSHASMAPMPNVPIDRLELRRYLGTWHEIAHLPMRYQKQCIDDITATYVMRDDGMVTVRNACRQKDGKHDAADGVARTIKGKPGALEVTFVPSWLRWLPFVWADYWVVELDPNYEWAVVGGPSRKYMWVLSRTPAMSRETFARLCDHARRRGYDVDRLVMSGPLR; from the coding sequence ATCCGCCTGTACGGAGCATCCTTGCTGTATGCCATGACTGTATCGCACGCGAGCATGGCGCCCATGCCCAATGTCCCCATCGACCGATTGGAACTGCGCCGCTATCTGGGTACGTGGCATGAAATCGCGCATTTACCGATGCGTTATCAGAAGCAGTGCATTGACGACATCACCGCGACCTATGTCATGCGCGACGACGGCATGGTGACCGTGCGCAATGCCTGCCGCCAGAAAGACGGCAAGCACGATGCAGCCGATGGCGTCGCGCGCACGATCAAGGGGAAGCCTGGCGCGCTCGAGGTGACGTTTGTTCCGTCGTGGCTGCGCTGGCTACCCTTTGTGTGGGCCGATTACTGGGTCGTTGAACTCGACCCCAACTACGAATGGGCCGTCGTCGGCGGACCCTCCCGCAAATACATGTGGGTGCTGTCACGAACGCCGGCCATGTCCCGCGAAACGTTCGCGCGGCTGTGCGACCACGCCAGGCGACGCGGCTATGACGTGGATCGGCTGGTGATGTCGGGGCCGTTGCGGTAA